The genomic stretch tttatttgtttattcttttGCTTCTCTCGATAAGTTTTTAGGGCTTGGTATAATCGACTTCCACTTTAAAATTTGTGGGAAGgctattttcaattaaaaatgaaaaaagttcagTGATCAAGACACTAGAGCAATAACGGCATCGTATTCGCTAACAAAATTGGAAATAGTGTGAGCTTGAGAATATGACATGAAGGCgacccattttcctttttttcctttgcttttttttttttgtctttagtGAAATAGATTCCgttgcctttctttttctttttctttttctttttaaatgaaCAAGATTCAGATCCcatggttataaaaaaaaaaaaaaaactacagacCATAGGATTTTTTATTACTTACATATCTTGCTATTTTGGGTGTAAGATGACAGAGCGAGTAAATCTATTTAAgttgaaattaaaataaaataagaaagatcGAACtgatgcacaaaaaaaaaaaaagaggatctCTGAATTATGATCGTAGTAATTAAtctcatatatatatgatattaATTACTTCgatcataagaagaaaagaaacatagtTTTAATACAtagggaaaaataaaacatgaaaaaacaCAAATATATAATGGTCCTTAAGTCGGCCATATTGAGCAAACCCAGTCGGTTGAAAGGTAAAGAAATTCAGAcagcccatttttttttttaatttaagtgaAAAATCAATTGTGAAAGAATTAACGGAAAAAATACTCTtaagaaaatacaattaagAAATTAAGACCCTGGAGAAGCTGCTGCCCTAAATCTATTATCCGAATAATTGGcagaaatgactatattgataaattatcaaaatgtttaggattaaatggACGAATCGTTTCtgaccaaaaatgaagaatgGATAAATCGTCTAATTGATTTAAGACTAAAATGACATTATTACAAGAATTAagtctaaattggcaaattatcaaaaaatttaggattaaattggcataattggaaGATTTAGTACTGAACTGTTTGcctgcaataggtttatgacttttttttgactAATTTCCCGGGAGGGAATGAGTCCATGCATTGTAGAGTTTTACACGAAGAAAAAGTCAACGGTTTTGAGTATTATTTCATTTCAGATCTTTGCACTATGGTGGTGGGCACTGTCTGTTTCTTTCTACTTATTTTGTCATTTATAAACAGGTGAACATATAGAAGAACTCCTCACCATTGACATGTCTGGGCTTAGCATGCATTCATGAGTTCCCAATGGATTTATTCTCTTGTCCCATGCTGATATGAAACTCCTCTGCTTCTCCAGTTTGGGGTTGCACCATGAAGCCATCAAACCACAGGACTCTATTGTCTGAACTTGGGACCTATCTGCTGTGCTGTTCGCTCATGGTTTCCGATTCGTTTTCCACTTTATAGTACTTTTTGGGCAAAAGGGTAGACAGAGAGTTTGTTTCGGCAATCTTTGGCCAGAAAGAAAAAGTTGTTTGAGGAATTATCTGGGAACAGGGCGGAGTTACAGAGTGCACACAAGGGCAGAGTTAACGCAGTGTGGATGCTCAACTTCAGGAGGATGACAGTTTGAGCAAACCATACATCTCGAGGAGGATGATCATCAGGCGCAGCAGTTCGAATCTAATATGCTGTCCGTTATTGTAGTGTTCTAACTGAAGAGTATCTACTCTCTCAAGGAGAGCTTTAGCAAAACCAGACTTTCTCCTTTGTCACATGTCCCAGCAAACACAAAACGAGGGTTTCGATCGTCATAGGACTTGACCGAACATTGTCACAGAAAGGAAACTGTATATGGTCTTGCTTCATTGTCTGCTATAAACCAAATGTCTGCAGTACACACTGAGTTAAAGACCGATAACATCTCTCTTTCTTGATGAGGTCAATAGTCATGACACTCGCTGTAGTACACAGGATATGTACATACAGATCCCATGATTTAATTGCCTTGTCCAGAACCAGGATTCACAGATCAACGCGAGATTGACTGTTATTCTTCTCTTCACGGTCAGATGGTTTTGGCTCCATCTTCCCCGGAGGCTAGCCTCTCTAGTCGGCTTATCAAGTCATCAAAATCGTCATCGCTCCTAATGAGGCTGAGCCTCACGTATCTCTCGTCGTCGTGGAAGACGCTCCCTCCTCTACCGAGGATTTTGGCCGCATTTAGGATCTCGATGCAGTTCCTATCTTCCTCCCTCTCGCATTTCACCCACGCATAAGCTGCCACAAATGCTCATCAACTTGTGAAAAGTATATAGTTTAATAAAGAGAAAACTCACATCTGACACTCCTAGGAATTCGGCTAAAGTGAATTATAAGTCAGACTGGTGGTTCTACAGCTAAAGAACTCTTCTAACTACATGTCTGTAAGATTCTAATGGGCATTCGTAAAGCGAGTTTTCAGACAAAAGCTGTGTGACACCTTCAGTGCATACTTTGAAAATATCAATGCTGACAAATCTCCAAACATGTATATTGATCTGTTGTCGTATCCCTTCACTCCTCACGTCGTACATAAGTTCTAGGATTGTGGCAAAATCTCACCTGGAGTTGGTTCCCTAACTTTCTGGAAGAAGGTGCAGTTCTCAGGTGGGATTTTCTGGAGAGAGAATCTGTTCGTCACGGACATTGTCTTCCTCAGTCTGTCCCAGCGTTTGGTCATCATTTTGTATCCGAACTCGAATATTTCCCTCCCTCCGTCTTCGATGAGCACTTTCAGAAGCTTCAGAGCTCTTAACTGAGTGTCCCTCGAGACACCCATTGTGTTCACTTGCACGTACCAGTTCATCCTTTGGTACACGTCTTCATCCCTTATCAATGCCCATCTGTTTATAGCCAATGTTAACAAAGAAAGGAATGATGCTCCAATTCCAATAGGTAAGCTAGAAGATTCCAATAGCATTTTACTGAGCAACTTGAAATTGAATGAGCATAGAGCAGCTGTGGGAAGTATTAACTGTGAATATATAGCAGTTAACATCACAGTCTTGGGAAAAAGAGTAACGGTTTTGGAAAATTTACCCGAATCTGCTGCCAGCATGACCAGTGAGCTTAGAGATGGTGAAGATGGAGAGGTCCTCATCTACCGGGGAAGGGATCCCGGTGAAATGAGGCCAGTAATAAGCACGGTCGTATATCGTTTTGACATTAGGGCCATGGAGAACGGCCTCATTCAACAGTCCATCGGGATTGTTTGGCGCAGTCACGAACTCAATGATGTCTCCGGTGGTGTTGGTCGCATTCTTCCACCGTGCTGCGTCACCCTGAAAGCTGCAGCCCGCCGAGTCGAAGAACTCTGTTTGCATTTGATAAAGctacgaaaaaagaagaaaagtaccgATACCCGGAAAGGTGAAATTGCATCGAAAATGAGCCGAACGACAGAGCGGGATGAATCATAGGGTCCACGAAAAGCTAACCTGATAGTAAGGGATCGAGGCCACGACTGAAGCAGGATGTGAAGAGTTGTCAGGAGAGAGAGCATGGACAGCAGCATTGAGGAGTTGGGCAGAGCCAACACCAAAAACAATGTGTTTGCCGTCTGTGACGGCATTCCCAACCTGGGAGTGGAGCTTCCTGAGGAGAGACTCAAGCTCTCTGGACAAGAAGGTGTAGTCACTGAAGGAGTAGCTCATCCTGTGCCACCCCGCCACCACTACCGCACTGCTCTCTGCATGCTGCTTCCAGAATGGCTCCAAGAACAATGGATCTCCCCtgcaaccaaacaaaaaataacaatcAATCGACTGAATTAAGGAATTTTTCGAAAGAGCGGTAAAAATGCCGCTCTTTGTTCTAAGACCATAAACTGCTACGAACACAAGGGGATTTGTATCCTTCGAGTCAACACTCTCACAGACTCGTGATAGCCAGACAGGCCGGCCGTGCAAGTCTGAAAACTTAAAACCCCTATGCTGTGACTAAGAAGAAGGGTTCCGATCCATAAGCGACACATGCAGGTGGATCactgatccatgaactttagcaaaatgtgaaaacgGAACAAAGAACCGCACTCATGGCCTCTAACTTCACCACGTATTGCAGATGATAATGCTATAGGTGAACCTGTCAGTTTCCAGGACTGAAACGATAAAGTGACCCAAAAAATTACAGGTAGGCATCTAACATTCGTTTGTGGAAGACATTGATCAAAAGTTACATGTTCGAACCGTATGTGTATCCTTAAAGAAGCACAGCTTTCAATCGTAATctcccagaaaagaaaaaacaagaatcaATAAAGTCCTCATCCATCACATTGGCATCACACGAA from Rhodamnia argentea isolate NSW1041297 chromosome 2, ASM2092103v1, whole genome shotgun sequence encodes the following:
- the LOC115750745 gene encoding tryptophan aminotransferase-related protein 3-like; the encoded protein is MAGSESSIYKSCLVFSLTANLFFGVNLYVGRRAAWKRSSDEVDTRGSLSWSGRAAAEAESAAAEECSGHGRAYLDGMVVDGRPVCECNTCYGGPDCSLFLPSCSANADGGDPLFLEPFWKQHAESSAVVVAGWHRMSYSFSDYTFLSRELESLLRKLHSQVGNAVTDGKHIVFGVGSAQLLNAAVHALSPDNSSHPASVVASIPYYQLYQMQTEFFDSAGCSFQGDAARWKNATNTTGDIIEFVTAPNNPDGLLNEAVLHGPNVKTIYDRAYYWPHFTGIPSPVDEDLSIFTISKLTGHAGSRFGWALIRDEDVYQRMNWYVQVNTMGVSRDTQLRALKLLKVLIEDGGREIFEFGYKMMTKRWDRLRKTMSVTNRFSLQKIPPENCTFFQKVREPTPAYAWVKCEREEDRNCIEILNAAKILGRGGSVFHDDERYVRLSLIRSDDDFDDLISRLERLASGEDGAKTI